The DNA segment GGAGTTTCCCAATCCGCGGTGCGCTCTGCATGGGCTTCGCTGTTCATGGTCGTACCGGTGCTCAGCAGTACTTTCGCCTCATTTGCCCGTTCCTTCGGCAGCCTTGGGTGTAGCGAGATCGGGTGGTTGTTGGTGGATGAAGCGGGTCAGGCTACACCACAGGCAGCTGTGGGAGCACTATGGCGCTCGCGCCGAGCGGTATTGGTTGGTGACCCACTGCAACTGGAACCGATCGTCACGGTTTCCGATGCGGTGCTTGAACACATGCGCACCCGTTATCAGGTTGACGCTCACTGGCTGCCGAACCGCCAGTCCGCTCAGACACTCGCCGATGAGGCCACTCCCTGGGGGCGCATGGCCGGGCCGAGGGGAAAAAAATGCTGGGTCGGCCTGCCTTTGGTAGTTCATCGTCGCTGCGATAGACCGATGTTCGACCTGGCCAACCGCATCGCCTACGACGGCGCGATGGTCTACGGAACGATTGCGCCCTCACCCGCCAAGGAAACGCCAGCCTCTCTACTCACTGGATGGGTGCATGCCAGTGGAAGGTCCTCTGGCAACTGGGTCGATAGTGAAGGTCAGGCACTGGACCGTTTGCTGGCGCAGCTCAAGGCGGATGGCGTACCGCTGGACAGCATCGCCGTCATTACGCCGTTTCAGGACGTGCGCAACCATCTCAAGGATCGCCTGCACGCCAAGATGGTTCGCGGCACGATTCACACGATGCAGGGCAAAGAGGCGGCGGTGATCATTCTTGTACTGGGCGGAAGCAGTGAAAACGATGGGGCTCGTGAATGGGCAGTCTCTAAACCCAATCTGCTCAATGTCGCCGCCACTCGGGCCAAACGCCGGCTGTATGTGATCGGTGATCGCAATGACTGGAGGCAACGCAAACTCTTTTGTGATGTCATGGAGTTTTTACCCAACCATTGCGAGATGACCACCTGCAGCACGGTTTGACGAAAAACGTTTTTGCCCCTTTGACCTTTCTTCGCACTAGCGGTCAGAGGGGCAATGCTCGTCAATACCCGGCCACCAACCTGCTTTACCAAACCGCGATATGCGAATCCGCCCTCGGCTCAGTCCCCCCACACAACACACCCGTCACCGGATCACGCAGAATGATCTGCCCTCGTCCGTAATCCGTCAGATCACTGGCGATCTGCACCTCATGCCCGCGACGCGCCAACGCATTGGCCAGATCCCTTGAAGCGCCCTGTTCGATGCCGACCTTCATCCCGCCAAGCCACTGCCAGCGCGGCGCGTCCAGTGCCGATTGCGGGTTCAGGCCGAAATCCACCAGGTTCATGACCATCTGCACATGGCCCTGCGGCTGCATGTAGCCGCCCATCACACCGAACGGGCCCAACGCTTGACCGTCCTTGGTGAGGAAACCAGGAATAATCGTATGAAAGGTCTTTTTGCCCGGCGCCAACGCGTTGGCATGCTCGGGATCCAGGCTGAATTCCTGCCCACGGTTCTGCAGGGCGATGCCGCTATCCGGCAGCACTACGCCTGAGCCGAAGCCGTGATAATTGCTCTGGATGAACGACACCATATTGCCCTGCCCGTCCGCCGTGGCCAGGTACACCGTGCCGCTGGCGTGGGGATCGCCCGGCTTCGGCGGCTGCGCCTGTTCGCCGATCTGAGCGCGGCGGCGGGCGCTGTACTCGTCGCTCAACAGATCGGCGACGGCCACGCGCATGTGCAGCGGATCCGTGATGTAGTGCAGACCATCGCTGTAGGCCAGTTTCATTGCCTCCAGTTGCCGGTGCCAGGTCTGCTGGCTGTCACGGTGATCGAAGTCGAAACCCTCGAGAATCTTCAGCGCCATCAAGGCGACCAGACCCTGCCCGCTCGGCGGGATTTCCCAGACATCCACGCCACGGTAATTGACGTGAATCGGCTCCACCCATTGCGCGCGGTAATGCTCCAGATCCGTAGCGCGAAGATAGCCACCCGTTGCCCGTGAATGCGCATCCAGGCGTTGCGCCAACGCGCCGCGATACAAACTCTCGCAACGGGTAGCCGCCAATTCTTCAAGGGTTCGCGCCTGAGCCGGGTTACGGAATAGCTCCCCGGCCTTGGGCGCGCGACCGTCAATCAGGAACGTATCGAACCAGGCCTGTAGCACTTGATCGCGATGGGGAGTGAACTCATCCAGCGCGATCTGCCACTGATGGGCAACTACCGGCGACAGCGGAAAACCGTCTCTGGCCAGATTGATCGCCGGTTGCAGCAGATCGGCGAACGGTAATAAGCCAAAGCGTTGCGACAGCTCGGCCCAGGCCGATGGGCAACCGGGAACCGTCACCGGCGTCCAGCCATAGAGCGGCATTTGCTCATGGCCTGCTGCTGTTACCGCTTCGATACTTAACGACGCCGGGGCATGGCCGTTGGCATTGAGGCCATGCAACTGATCCTTGAACCAGACCAGCGCAAACGCATCACCGCCCAGGCCACAGCCCGTAGGCTCGACCACGGTCAGGGCCGCCGCCGTGGCGATGGCGGCGTCGATCGCATTGCCGCCCTTTTGCAGCATTTCGATGCCGGCCTGTGCGGCCAAAGGTTGGGACGCCGCGACCATGCCACGACGGGCAAACACGCTTTGGCGTTGCGACGGATAGGGATATTCGTGAGCAGAAAATTTCAACATGGCAGAGGCTCTTCAAATCAGCAATTCATTGGCCGGACTTGATCCGGTTCCATTCGCGGGTGATCAGGCGCTGGATGTTTTCCGGCAGATCGGCGGAGACGAAGGCATGGTTGATCACTTCGTCAGACGGGTAGATCCCCGGGTTGCCGCTGACCTTCGGGTCCATCAACGCCGTGGCGTCCTTGTTTGGATTGGCGTAGCCGACGTAATCACTGACCGGCGCAATCACCTCAGGGCGCAGCAAGTAGTTGATGAACGCATGGGCGTTGGCGATATTGCCGGCATCCTTGGGAATCGCCAGCATGTCGAACCAGAGGTTCACGCCTTCCTTGGGAATCAGGTAGCGGATATCGATATTTTTTCCGGCCTCGCGTGCCCGGGTTTGGGCCTGCATCACGTCACCGGAATAGCCGATCGCCACGCAGATATCGCCATTGGCCAGGTCGGCGGTGTACTTCGATGAGTTGAAGTAGGTCACAGAGGGACGCAGAGTCATCAACAGTTTAGAAGCCTGTTTGTAGTCGTCGGGCTTGACGCTGTTGGGGTCCAGCCCGAGATAAAGCAGGGCCTGGGGGATGATCTTCACAGGGGCATCGAGGAAGGCCACGCCGCAGTTTTTCAGTTTGGCGAGGTTCTGCGGATCGAACACCATCGACCACGAATCGAGCGGCACATCCTTGCCGAGCACGGCGCGCACCTTCTCCTCGTTGTAGCCGATGCCCACCGTGCCCCACATGTACGGCACGGCGTATTGGTTGCCGCGGTCGGCAGCCTGCAGACGCTGCATCAGACGTGGATCGAGGTGCTTCCAGTTATCCAGCAATCCGCGTTGCAGCGGCTGGTAGGCGCCGGCGCGAATCTGTTTCGAAAGAAACTGGCTGGACGGCACCACCACGTCGTAGCCCGAATGCCCGGAGAGCAACTTGGCCTCGAGCATTTCATTGGTGTCGAAGATGTCGTACTGAACCTTGATCGTGCTGTCTTTTTCGAAATTCTTCAGCGTGTCGGGGCCGATGTAATCGGACCAGTTGTAAACCTTCACCACCGAATCGGCAGCCTGAAGCATGGGCACCACGGCGGCGCAGCACAGCGCCGCGAACAAGCTCGATAAACGCATCGTCAAAATCCTTGTGAAGTTTCACAGCACGCGGCTGAGAAAGGCTTGGGTACGGGGATGGGTGGGACGACTGAAAATCTGTTCCGGCGGGCCTTGTTCGATCAGTTCACCCTGATCGAGCACCACCACCCGGTCGGCCACCTCGCGGGCAAAACCCATTTCATGGGTGACCACGACCATGGTCATGCCCTCTTCGGCCAACTCCTTCATCACTTGCAGAACCTCGCCGACAGTTTCCGGGTCGAGGGCGCTGGTGGGCTCGTCGAACAGCATCGCCTGTGGCTTCATCGCCAGCGCTCGGGCAATGGCGACGCGTTGCTGCTGACCGCCGGAAAGCATCGACGGGTAATGACTGGCCTTGTCCGCCAGACCGACCCGTTTGAGCAGTGCCTGCGCCTGCTCCAGCGCAGCCTGGCGCGGCACACCCAACACCTGAATCGGTGCTTCGATAATGTTTTCCAAGGCGGTCATGTGCGGGAACAGGTTGAAGCGCTGGAACACCATGCCGATGTCCCGGCGCTGGCGAGCGATGTTGCGTTCCGAGTCGCGCACCAGACTGCCGTCAGCCCGCGTGCGATAGCCCATGGGCCGGCCGCTGACCCGAATCTCCCCGGACTGAATGTCTTCGAGCAGGTTGATGCAGCGGATAAACGTGGTCTTGCCCGAACCTGAGGCGCCAATCAGCACCACCACTTCGCCACGGCGCACTTGCAGCGAGATGCCCTTGAGAATCTGCAGATCGCCGAAGGACTTGTGAATGTTCAGCGCCTCGATGATCAGCTCGTCACTTTGATGCGCCATGATTAGCGTCCCCTCAGCAGTTTCAGCGTGTTGCGCCCGAACATCCGGCTGGAGGCCGGCGGCGGCGAAGATGGTCTGTCGGACTGGCCGAAACGGCTCTCCAGCCAGCGCTGAAAGAAGCCCCACAGCGTGGTGAGCAACAGGAAATAAATCGCCACCACCAGGTACAACTCGAACACCCGAAAAGTCGCCGAGGTGACCATCTGCGTGCTGAGCAACAGCTCCTGCACGCCGATCACGCTGACCAGCGTGGTGTTTTTCAGCATCACGTTGAATTCATTGCCCAGCGGCGGCACGATCACCCGGAACGCCTGCGGCAGGACGATACGGCGCATCAATTTGGCGAAGGTCATGCCCAGCGAGCGCCCGGCCTCGTATTGGCCCTTGTCCACGGCGCCGATGCCGGCGCGGATGATCTCGGCCATGTATGCGCCTTCGTTGAGGCCCAGAGCAATGATCGCCGCCTGAATGTTGCCGGGGATCACCAGCCCGAACAGCTCAATGTCTTCGAAGCGAAAAATCCCGCCCGCCGCCAGCGCCGTGTAGAGAAAGACGATTTGCACCAGCAACGGCGTGCCGCGCATCAGCCACACATAAAAGCGCACCGGCAGATGCAGCAGAGGGTTCTTCGACAAGCGCAACAATGCGGCGGCCAGCCCCAACACACAGCCGAGCAACATCGCCAACACACTGATCAGGCAGGTCAGCCAGAGCCCGGTGAGGTACACGCCGCTGGGCTGCAACAGGTACTGCCAGAACACATCCCAATTGAAGTTCATCAACGCTTACCTCAATCGAGTGTGTCGCTGGAGACGTGCCACTTGTTCAGAAGCTGGTTGTAGCTGCCATCGCCGCGCATGTCGCTGATGATTTGCTGCACCGCAGCGCTCAGTTGCGGATCGTCCTTGCGAATGCCCAGACCGGTGAGGATCCGGCTGAAGGCCGGTACGCCTTCCTCGAACAGGTCCGGAGCCATCGCAGCGTAATAGCCGGCGGTTTCCACCGTGGTGCCGTAAGCGTCGACCTGACTGATGCGCAGCGCCTGAAAGGCATCGGTGTCGGTGTTGTAGACCACCAGTTTCATCGGCGGCTTGCCGGCCTTGGTCAGGCTTTCATTTTCGGTGTCGAGCAAGGTCTTGATGGTCGAGCCGTTGAGCACCGCGATCTTGTGCCCGCTCAGATCCGCGAGGGTTTTCAGCGCCTTCGGATTGCCCTTGGGCACCACCACCGCCTGACTGGAATACATGTAGTTGACGATGTCGATCACCTCACGGCGCTCGGGCTTGTCGAACAACTGATCGACGATCATGTCGCACTGTTTGGCGAGCAACGCCGGGAGCAATCCGGAAAACGGAATCACCCGCCAATCAACTTTCTTGTCGCCCAGACGCTTGGCGATTTCCAGTCCCAGGTCGACGGTCAGGCCTTTGGGCTTTTGCGCTTCATCGAAGGACACCAGTGGCGGCGAATCCATGCCCGAGCAATAGGTGAGTTTGTCGACCTTGACCAGACGCTCCGGCACCGTCGGTGCGGCAAGCGCCCACTGCGAACAGAGCCCGAGGGAAATTGCAGCCAGTAACAGGCGAGACGTATGCATGACCAGACACTCCAGTTCGGTTAGTAACGGGGCAGTACTCAAAGTCAAAACATCGGCGGATTCGGGTTCCGCTCTGTGGTTATTTTTCCGATTGCAGAAACTTGATCAGCTCGGGCACCGTGCCTTCGATGTGTTCACGCACCACGGCCTCGGCCTTGTGGGCGTCGCCGGCGCGAATCGCATCAAGGATCATCTGATGTTCCTGGCGCGCACTCAGGGGCTTTTCGATGTGCTGTAACCACAGGCGCATGGGCGCTTCGATCAGCGCGTAGAGGGCGCTGATCTGCTTCAGCAGCCGTGGGCGATCGCTGAGGCTGCACAGGTACTCATGGAACTTGCGATGGCGACTGACCCACGCCGCACTCTCCTCGCGGTAGTCATCCATTTCATCGAGAAGCCGCTCCAGCGCCGTCAACTGACGCTCGCTGATCTTTGGTACGGCGATGCGAATCGCCAGTCCTTCCAAGGCGCTGCGCATCTCAAAGACTTCATGCATTTGCTCGACATCCAGACCGCTGACCACCGCGCCGCGGTTGGGCCGCAGTGTCACCAGGCCCTGCGCATCGAGGCGGCGAAAGGCTTCGCGCACCGGCATACGGCTCATGCCGATTTCACTGGCGATGTCCTCGGCGATCAACCGGTCACCCTTGCGATAACGACCGCCGCAGATGCCTTCCAACAGAAAGTTGTAGGCCTCCTCCTCGGCGGTCATCGGTTGACGCTGGTCATAGGCGGGAGCGAATTGCATGGCAGCACCTTTTGTCTTTTTGTATCCAATTATCCACGGATACAAAAAAGCACGATGCATGCCAGATTTCTCCGCACCGTGCCAAGCGCTTGATTTGAATGATTTAAGCGGAAAACAGCGATCAGCTCCTGCTGCGCCGAACTTGGGACGTGCTACCCAATAGCTCATTGCGAGCCCCGGAAAGGTGCAGATTGGTAGCTGAGTAACACTCAGGTCAGCAGCACCCTTCCGGTACGTTTTTCAGCAAGTTTTTCAGCGATCGCATTCACTGCGTCACCACCACCTTGCCGATCATCTGCGGATGCAACACGCAAAAATACTCAAACTCCCCCGGTGTATTGAACACCCAGGAAAAGCTGTCATTGGTATCCAGCGCCCCTGAGCGAAACACCTTGTGGGTTTCCGCCACCGTATGCGGAATCTGATCGTCATTGACCCACGTCACCTTGGTACCGACGGCCACGGTCAGGTCCTTGGGGCCGAACATGAATTCCTTGATGTCGATCTTCACTTCCGTCGCCCACACCGGCATCGCCAGCAGCAGGCCCATCAGCGCCAACAGTTGCCTTTTCATTTGCGTGTCCTCGGTTAAACCAGTGTTGAGTCAATCAGTGCCAGCGGGTGATCGCCCTGGGTCGCACGCACGTCGGTGATCCCCAGGTAATTGCGCAGTTGATCGGCCGCTACCGTCATCGGCCCCGGCGACGGTGCGGCACCCGGAGCCGGCTGTGGATAGGCAGTGCCACGGGCGGTGTGGAAGGTGATATTGCCTTCGACTTTCTGGATCACCTGATGGATGTGCCCGTTCAACACCGTCACCGAACCGTACTTGCGCAGCATCGCAATCGCCTGATCGCCGTCCTCGGTGCCCCAGCCCCACGGCTGATAAATGGTCCACAGCGGGATGTGGGTGAACACGACGATGGGGGTGCTGCTGCTGACAGCGCGCAAATCATCCGCCAGCCAGGCCAGTTGATCGGCGCCGAGGGTGGCTTCGTGACCGGCCTGGAAGTTGAAGACGTTGATCAGCCCGATGAAGTGCACGCCGTGATCATCGAAGCTGTACCAGCCGTTGCCTTTGGTGCCTTTGCCGTAGCGCTCCAGGTAAAGCTTGCCGCCGCCCTCGTCGAGGGTGTCGTGCTCACCGGGCACGTAATGCACGGTGGATGGCAGGCCCTTGAGCAACTGCGCGGCGGTGTCGAATTCCTCAGGCTTGGACAGGTGCGTGATGTCGCCGGTGTGCAGAATCAGTGCGGGACGTTTGGGGAGCGCGATGACCTTGTCGATCGCCACTTGCAAGGTCTTCACCGGTTCCGGATTGGCTTCCTTATTGAAGCCGATGTGCGAGTCGCTGATCTGCACGAAGTGAAAGGTGCTGGCCAGGGCCTTGGGCTCGCTGACGTTGCCCGCCTCGTCCAGCGCGAAGGCTTTGGGAACCCCGCCGCTCAAGGCCCAAATGACCCCGGCCCCGGCCCACGCCGAGCATTTGAGCAGGGTGCGCCGGTCCGGGTTGAGCAAGCCGTCGGTGCGCAATGGGTGTTTTGCTTGAATGTCCATCGGTATGTCCTCGCGGGCGGACTACAGTGAGGTAGCTGACACGAGGTAAACCTTGCGACGCGAGGGTTTATTCCACGTCGCAAAACAAATTGTTTTTCGGGAATAAAACCCGGCGCAGCACGGTTATAGGGGTGTGACAGTGCGGAACCCACCATGAAGCGATTTGAGGAACTGATTGCGCCGCATCTGGACGCGGCCTACAACCTTGCGCGCTGGCTGACCGGCAACGACAGCGCCGCGCGCGACGTCGTGCAGGAAAGCGCCCTGCGCGCTTTCCGGTTTTTGCAGCGTTTCGCCGATGGCAACGCCAAGGCGTGGTTTCTGACCATTGTGCGCAACGAAAGCTACACCTGGCTCAAGGCGTCGGCCGGGCGCCATTGGGTTGCCCTCGATGACGAAAGCGCGGCTGGCGACTGCGCGTTGAGCCACAGTCAGACCCCGGAGCTGCTGGCGATTCACACTGAAAACGCCGCGCTGTTGCAACGAGCGCTATGCGCCCTGCCGCCGGTGTTTCGCGAGGTGATTGTGCTCAAGGAACTCGAAGACCTGCCCTACAAGGACATCGCCCTGGTGGTCGATATTCCCATCGGTACCGTCATGTCCAGGCTGGCCCGGGCGCGGGCCATGCTCAAGCTCGAATTACTGAAGTTGCACGACCATGAATGAACTCGACTGCACGGTTTGCCAGACACAGCTGCACGGCTATCTGGATCAGGAGCTTGATCCGGCGACAGCTGCGCAGGTGGCAGCGCACTTGAGCGCCTGCGCCGAATGCGCGCGGCTGCATGATCAAGCGAAGTTGCTCAAGCTCGGCGTGAAGCGCCATGCGCCCTACTACCCCGCCCCCGCCTCATTGGCGGCCAGCGTGTTCGCCGCAGACAAACCTGCGCCGGGATTCATCCAGCGCTGGCAAAAATGGCTGGCCCCGGCCTTTTCCGCCGCAGCGCTGGCCCTGGCGATGGTGCTGTATATCGCCACTCCGGGCAGCGAGCAACCACTGATCGACGAGGCCGTTTCCAGTCACGTTCGTTCGTTGATGGGCGAGCATCTGAACGATGTGGTGTCGTCCGATCGCCACACCGTCAAGCCCTGGTTCACCGGCAAACTCGACTTCTCGCCTCCGGTGTTCGACTACACGGCGCAAGGCTTTCCTCTGCTCGGCGGGCGTCTGGATTACCTGCAACACCAGACCACCGCCGCCCTGAGCTACGGGCATGCCAAGCACATCATCAACGTGTTCATCCTGCCCACGACTGAGGCTGACACGGCAACGCAGAGCCGGACGGTTCGCGGCTTTAATGTGGTGTCATGGCAGGCCGGTCACATGCGCTTCGTCTTGGTTTCCGATGTAGAGAAAGCTGAGCTGGAGGCACTGGGACAGTTGCTCAGGAATGGCTCCTGATCCGGGCGGCGTGCTGAATCAACACCACGTTTCAGAGCGCTTCACAGGTCTGCCAATAGGAACAGGCAATCCTCCCAGACAAACCGGCATACCCCTCTCGCCCCAGGCTGCCTAACATGGCCTCTCCACTTATCCGTCGGAGATTGCCATGCACAGCAGCAAAACCCTGTTTATCACCGGTGTCAGCAGCGGCTTCGGCAGCGCCCTCGCGCAAGAAGCGCTCAGCGCCGGTCACCGAGTGATCGGTACCGTGCGCAATGACGCCGATCTGAAGTCGTTCGAGGCCCTGTCCGCGGATCGGGCACACGGGGTGTTGCTCGACGTCACCGATTTCGAACGCATCGACGGGGTGATCGCCGACGTCGAAGCCACACTGGGTCCGGTCGATGTACTGGTGAACAACGCCGGTTACGGACATGAGGGCATTTTCGAGGAGTCACCGCTGGCGGAGATGCGGCGTCAGTTCGACGTCAACGTGTTCGGAGCGGCGGCGATGATCAAGGCGTTCGTGCCGTATTTTCGGCAGCGGCGAGCCGGGCACATTCTGAATATCACCTCGATGGGTGGCACCATCACCATGCCCGGCATTGCCTATTACTGTTCGAGCAAGTTTGCCCTCGAAGGGCTCTCCGATACGCTGAGCAAGGAATTGCAACCGTTCAACATCTTTGTCACGGCGGTAGCCCCCGGTTCGTTTCGCACCGATTGGGCCGGTCGTTCGATGCAGCGCACGGCGCGTAGCATTGCCGACTACGACGCCAGTTTCGACCCGGTGCGCAAGGCCCGCGAAGAGAAAAGCGGCAAGCAGTTGGGCGATCCGCGCAAGGCTGCGCAGGCCATGCTGCAACTGATCGCCAGCGCCGCGCCGCCCGCGCACTTGCTATTGGGCAGCGATGCGCTGAATCTGGTGCGCGACAAACTGCAACGCAGCCTCAGCGAAATCGAGCAATGGGAAACCCTGACCCGCTCGACCGATGGCTGAGTCCCGGCACAGAGATCAATGCCCATGAGTCCATCCGATCCGTACACCGCGCGCATGGTGCAGTTGCTCGAACAGCTCGCGCCGCTGGAGGGCTACAACCTCAGTGCGCGGGAGGACGTGCGTTTTCTGCGCTCGAATCGGCCGCTGAGCAACACTCCGGTGCTGTATGACCCGGGCATCGTGATTCTCTGTCAGGGGCGCAAGCGCGGCTATCTGGGCGATGACGTCTACGTCTATGACGCCCAGCATTATCTGGTGGTGTCGGTGCCGGTGCCGTTCACCATGGAAACCGAGGCCAGTGCGGCTGAACCGATGCTGGCGGTGTATATGCGCCTCGACCTGCAATTGGCCAGCGAGTTGATGCTGCAGGTCGACGAGGTGTTCGGGCCGAGCGACGCTGCGCCCAAGGGCATGTACGCCTCGCCGATGGATGATCCATTGCGCGCCTCGACCCTGCGTTTTCTCGAAGCGATGAGCGATCCGGGCGACGCGCAGATCCTCGGGCCGGCGCTGGTTCGGGAGATCTACTACCGGATCCTGACCGGTGCCCAAGGCGGTTCGATGCGTGCGGCACTCCAGCAGCAAGGGCATTTCGGCAAGGTCAGCCGGGCGATCCGGCGGATTCACAGCAGCTATGAGCAACGTCTGGATGTCGAGTCCCTCGCCGAGGAAGCGGGGATGAGCGTACCGAGCTTTCATGTGCATTTTCGCAATGTCACCGACTCATCGCCGATGCAATACCTCAAGGCCACGCGTCTGCATCAGGCGCGCTTGCTGATGCTGCGTGGCGCCATGCCCGCCGCGACCGCCGCGTTCAACGTCGGTTATGAAAGCGCCTCGCAGTTCAGCCGCGAGTTCAAGCGATTCTTCGGACGCACACCGCTGGCCGAGATCGCGTGGATGAAAGCCACGTATGCCCTGCCCCAGTCCACCACGCCCTCCCTGTATGTGTCTTCGCACTGAGCACCCATCGCTGACGGCCATCGCACGCCCGCCGCAGTCTCAAGGCAAAATCCCCGCGCATTCACTACGCTTGAGAAATCCGCCTCGGTGCAAGCCCGGCAAACACATTGAACATTGCACGCAGGCCGCTGTTCCAGATGATTCAGACAGAGAGTCAAGGACGAGCATATGGATGTCTTCGCTCCCGCTGCGCCTGTTCCGCCTCAGCAAAGCACAATCAC comes from the Pseudomonas sp. RSB 5.4 genome and includes:
- a CDS encoding AraC family transcriptional regulator, which encodes MSPSDPYTARMVQLLEQLAPLEGYNLSAREDVRFLRSNRPLSNTPVLYDPGIVILCQGRKRGYLGDDVYVYDAQHYLVVSVPVPFTMETEASAAEPMLAVYMRLDLQLASELMLQVDEVFGPSDAAPKGMYASPMDDPLRASTLRFLEAMSDPGDAQILGPALVREIYYRILTGAQGGSMRAALQQQGHFGKVSRAIRRIHSSYEQRLDVESLAEEAGMSVPSFHVHFRNVTDSSPMQYLKATRLHQARLLMLRGAMPAATAAFNVGYESASQFSREFKRFFGRTPLAEIAWMKATYALPQSTTPSLYVSSH